One region of Patescibacteria group bacterium genomic DNA includes:
- the dnaA gene encoding chromosomal replication initiator protein DnaA, which translates to MNHEQIWEAVLGEIELTLSKANFTTWFKNTFISSIEDTSVVVCVPNTFTKAWLEKKYHDEIVKALENVIDKKIKSILYKVETKKSLTPTEKFKKNNDQLSEPKKEGLGTVSNVNKYGLNHKYNFENFVAGKGNELAHAACQAVAANPGVAYNPLFIYGGVGLGKTHLLQAIGHELTKKTDKVMYVTSEKFTNEYIQSVRGGRAKEFKEKYRNIDLLLIDDIQFMAGKDGTQEEFFHTFNELHQTNKQIVITSDRPPKSIPALEKRLLSRFEWGMIADISNPDIETRIAILENKCREKNYKLDYDIYYYIAENIQNNIRELEGALNRIIAFHEFNNSTPTLESTKGILNNIISNFQSKSITTKDIIASVIKYYDIDVKAILGKSRKKELVYPRQLIMYLMREEINTSYPTIGSEIGGRDHTTAMHAYNKIAKEVVDNEKLKQDINSIKQLIYNTNIID; encoded by the coding sequence ATGAATCATGAACAAATCTGGGAAGCAGTTTTGGGTGAAATTGAGTTAACCCTTTCTAAAGCAAATTTTACCACATGGTTTAAAAATACGTTTATTTCCTCAATCGAAGATACAAGTGTTGTTGTTTGTGTTCCAAATACCTTTACGAAGGCTTGGTTAGAGAAAAAATATCACGATGAAATAGTAAAAGCACTAGAGAATGTTATTGATAAAAAAATTAAAAGCATTTTATATAAAGTTGAAACAAAAAAATCATTAACCCCTACTGAAAAATTTAAAAAAAATAACGATCAACTTTCTGAACCAAAAAAAGAAGGCCTGGGCACTGTTTCTAATGTTAATAAATATGGGCTAAACCATAAATATAATTTTGAAAATTTTGTAGCCGGAAAAGGAAACGAATTGGCTCATGCCGCATGTCAAGCAGTGGCCGCAAATCCCGGAGTGGCGTATAATCCATTGTTTATTTATGGTGGGGTTGGTTTAGGGAAAACCCACCTTCTCCAAGCAATTGGCCACGAACTCACCAAAAAAACAGATAAAGTGATGTATGTAACCTCTGAAAAATTTACTAATGAATATATTCAATCAGTAAGAGGGGGGAGAGCAAAAGAGTTTAAAGAAAAATATAGAAACATTGATTTATTATTAATTGATGACATTCAATTTATGGCCGGGAAAGATGGAACCCAGGAAGAATTTTTTCATACATTTAATGAACTCCACCAGACAAATAAACAAATAGTAATAACATCAGACAGACCACCAAAATCTATTCCGGCCCTAGAAAAAAGACTTCTCTCTAGGTTTGAGTGGGGGATGATAGCCGACATATCAAATCCAGACATTGAAACAAGAATTGCAATATTAGAAAACAAGTGTAGAGAAAAAAACTATAAACTAGACTATGATATTTATTATTATATAGCCGAAAACATTCAAAATAACATTCGAGAATTAGAGGGGGCCCTAAATAGAATTATTGCTTTTCATGAATTTAATAATTCAACACCAACATTAGAATCAACCAAGGGTATATTAAACAACATAATTTCCAACTTCCAATCAAAATCAATTACCACAAAAGATATTATTGCCTCAGTTATTAAATATTATGATATTGATGTTAAGGCAATCTTAGGGAAAAGTAGAAAAAAAGAACTTGTTTATCCACGACAGCTTATTATGTATTTAATGAGAGAAGAGATAAATACTTCATATCCAACCATAGGAAGTGAAATTGGAGGACGAGACCACACCACGGCAATGCACGCATATAACAAGATTGCCAAAGAGGTGGTTGATAATGAAAAACTCAAACAAGACATTAACTCAATTAAACAGTTAATTTATAATACCAATA
- the rpmH gene encoding 50S ribosomal protein L34, giving the protein MPKRTFQPNVKKGKKKHGFMKRMQTKDGQNVIKARRDRGRKVLTK; this is encoded by the coding sequence ATGCCAAAAAGAACATTCCAGCCAAACGTGAAAAAAGGAAAAAAGAAGCACGGCTTTATGAAAAGAATGCAAACAAAAGACGGTCAAAATGTAATTAAAGCCAGAAGAGATAGGGGAAGAAAAGTTTTAACTAAATAA
- the rnpA gene encoding ribonuclease P protein component gives MFASKNRLSKQKDFDNIFKNGKTIKSGFFKIIFFENRFKINRYSIIVNKKVSKNAITRNKIKRIVRKQIKEYTFNNNNKDIVFIVYPNFLEKTKESTNEIKKALSKIDIYRFFV, from the coding sequence ATGTTTGCTAGTAAAAATAGATTAAGCAAACAAAAAGATTTTGACAACATTTTTAAAAATGGAAAAACCATTAAAAGTGGTTTTTTTAAAATAATTTTTTTTGAAAATAGGTTTAAAATAAATAGATATTCTATAATAGTAAATAAGAAAGTAAGTAAAAACGCAATTACTAGAAATAAAATAAAGCGTATTGTTAGAAAGCAAATTAAAGAATATACTTTTAATAATAACAACAAAGACATTGTTTTTATAGTTTATCCAAACTTTTTAGAAAAAACTAAAGAAAGCACAAATGAAATCAAAAAAGCTCTTAGCAAAATTGATATATATAGATTTTTTGTTTAG
- the yidD gene encoding membrane protein insertion efficiency factor YidD has protein sequence MKSKKLLAKLIYIDFLFRKLFVLVIKFYQNTISPDHGFFKYLYPHGYCRFRPTCSDYSIQAIEKHGIIKGTIKASWRILRCNPWNKGGYDPLK, from the coding sequence ATGAAATCAAAAAAGCTCTTAGCAAAATTGATATATATAGATTTTTTGTTTAGAAAACTTTTTGTATTAGTTATTAAGTTTTATCAAAACACAATATCACCTGACCACGGTTTTTTTAAATATTTATATCCCCATGGATATTGTAGATTTAGGCCCACGTGTTCAGACTATTCTATACAAGCAATAGAAAAACACGGAATAATTAAAGGTACAATTAAAGCCTCTTGGCGTATATTGAGATGTAACCCCTGGAACAAGGGTGGTTATGACCCATTAAAATAA